The proteins below are encoded in one region of Phaseolus vulgaris cultivar G19833 chromosome 1, P. vulgaris v2.0, whole genome shotgun sequence:
- the LOC137815791 gene encoding uncharacterized protein yields the protein MAPAPVSYDLFDVKQYQEETLKEYISRFGAQVVKVGTTDEPMIVYAFRKGVCPGSFSKSLNRSRPKSFAEVRRRAVEHIASEGDAYEKCTTTAPTRPRAQMCTQPARVHEATTERKNQDRKRTYETMRAQPRVRAEGRRKGNRPLRHNFVVELKDLIVVPNIADKLRPPVKSEKILGPHKESWCEFHEAFGHHINNCLALSYQLDELVKNGILKDYLAGSTVTTATAAPKEGQAHEIPTHGEVHTIFGGFTGGGPTASQRKKYVRSVSSVAEGFPDDSWESDLVFTRADLRDVVPHDNDPVVISIVTAGRKVHRVLVDQGSFADVMFWSTFYKLQLSPDLLRPYTGCLYGFADNQVEVRGYLEKRTTFTDGVALRTESIWYLVVNANSAYNILLGKPSLNRLRAVSSTRHMKMKLPDLSGKVIVIKSDQEEACKCYENSLKIKRGVVMVTERPLVSNSQMELEPLEEATPAKSTPAKPP from the coding sequence ATGGCACCAGCCCCAGTCTCATACGACCTattcgacgtgaagcagtatcaagagGAGACTCtgaaagagtacataagccgcttcggagcgcaggtggtgaaggtgggtaccacagacgaacccatgatcgtgtacgcattcaggaaaGGGGTGTGTCCTGGGTCTTTCAGCAAGTCGCTCAACCGCAGCCGCCCCAAAAGTTTTGCTGAAGTaaggcgtcgggcggtagaacacaTTGCCTCTGAGGGAGATGcatacgagaagtgcacgacAACTGCACCTACACGACCCAGAGCACAGATGTGCACGCAACCCGCTAGGGTCCACGAAGCCACCACAGAAAGAAAGAACCAAGACAGGAAGCGCACCTACGAAACAATGAGGGCCCAGCCAAGGGTTCGagcagaaggaaggagaaagggAAATAGACCTctaaggcacaactttgtggtagaacttaaagacctcatcgtcgtgcccaacatagctgacaaGTTGAGGCCACCAGTGAAGTCTGAGAAGATACTGGGGCCTCAcaaggaatcatggtgcgaatttcacgaagcATTCGgacaccatattaacaactgcttgGCTCTgagctatcagttggatgagttGGTGAAGAATGGTATCTTGAAAGATTACCTCGCTGGGTCCACTGTGACCACGGCCACGGCGGCACCAAAGGAAGGTCAAGCGCATGAAATCCCAACTCAcggagaagtgcacaccatctTTGGCGGCTTTACCGgaggaggacccactgcctctcaacgaAAGAAGTATGTGAGGTCAGTAAGTTCAGTTGCAGAGGGATTTCCAGACGActcgtgggagtcagacctcgttttcacaagggctgacctgCGGGATGTCGTCCCACACGATAATGACCCAGTGGTCATTTCAATagtcacagcgggaaggaaggtacatagggttctcgtcgaccaaggcagttttgcagacgtcatgttttggtcgaccttctataagttacagttgtcccctgaccttttgagaccctatactggatgcttgtatgggtttgcagatAACCAAGTAGAAGTACGTGGCTACTTGGAAAagaggacgacgttcactgatggagtGGCGTTGCGCACCGAGAGCATCTGGTACTTAGTGGTCAACGCCAACTCAGCTTACAACATTTTGTTAGGCAAACCTTCCTTGAACAGATTGAGGGCGGtgtcctccacgcgccacatgaagatgaagctaccagatcttagtggcaaggtgattgtgatcaagtcagatcaagaagaggcctgtaagtgctatgaaaatagcctaaagataaagagaggcgtggtcatggtgaCCGAGCGACCACTCGTTTCAAATTCGCAAATGGAGTTAGAGCCgttggaagaggcgacgcccgcgaagTCCACGCCGGCGAAGCCACCCTGA